One genomic region from Terriglobia bacterium encodes:
- a CDS encoding fructose-1,6-bisphosphatase: protein MKTTLSVIKADIGSIGGHIAPSKRLLERVKEVVETSGKSIITDHFISHTGDDVAILMTHRRGVNDEKVHKMAWDAFVAGTAVAKEEGLYGAGQDLLKDSFSGNVRGMGPAVAEMEVEERPNDPFLFFAADKTDPGAYNLPLFLTFADVMTTPGLILSPKLSQGFRWVVMDVNYTEGDRVIELNTPEEIYDLAALLRDNQRYVVESVWSRATGEQCVAVATSRLHNIAGKYTGKDDPVMLVRTQMNFPATGEVLAPYAIGHFVGGGMRGSHQMPLMPVAMNTGTSYFDGPPLVSCAAFCVHNAKLTEPADTFAHPFWDEVRANASRKAIEMRRQGFSGAAMLPMAELEYTGVMEMLDKMDKRFTVRMKKTTVAA, encoded by the coding sequence ATGAAAACGACGTTGAGCGTAATCAAGGCGGATATCGGTTCTATTGGTGGGCATATTGCGCCATCGAAACGGTTGCTGGAACGGGTGAAAGAAGTGGTGGAAACATCCGGCAAATCGATCATCACTGACCACTTTATCAGTCACACCGGTGATGATGTGGCCATCCTGATGACGCACCGGCGCGGCGTGAACGACGAAAAAGTCCACAAGATGGCGTGGGACGCATTTGTCGCCGGCACGGCGGTGGCGAAAGAGGAAGGTCTCTATGGAGCCGGCCAGGACCTTTTGAAAGATTCGTTCTCCGGCAACGTGCGCGGTATGGGACCGGCAGTAGCAGAGATGGAAGTGGAGGAGCGTCCGAACGATCCATTCCTGTTTTTTGCCGCCGACAAGACAGATCCCGGAGCTTATAACCTGCCGCTGTTTCTGACTTTTGCCGACGTGATGACAACGCCGGGCCTCATCCTCTCTCCCAAGTTGAGCCAGGGATTTCGCTGGGTGGTGATGGATGTAAATTACACCGAAGGCGACCGGGTCATCGAACTGAACACACCGGAAGAAATCTATGACCTAGCGGCTTTGCTACGTGACAACCAGCGCTACGTGGTGGAGTCAGTGTGGTCGCGCGCGACGGGAGAGCAATGCGTGGCAGTTGCGACATCTCGTCTTCACAACATCGCCGGCAAATACACTGGCAAGGACGATCCGGTGATGCTAGTGAGAACGCAGATGAACTTCCCTGCAACCGGTGAGGTGCTGGCGCCCTATGCCATTGGACATTTTGTGGGTGGCGGAATGCGCGGATCGCACCAGATGCCGCTGATGCCGGTGGCGATGAATACAGGGACGTCCTATTTTGACGGGCCGCCGCTGGTATCGTGCGCCGCTTTCTGCGTGCACAACGCCAAGCTGACCGAGCCGGCGGACACGTTTGCCCATCCTTTCTGGGATGAGGTGCGGGCCAACGCGAGCCGAAAAGCGATTGAGATGCGTCGCCAGGGATTCAGCGGAGCGGCCATGCTGCCGATGGCCGAGCTGGAATATACCGGCGTGATGGAGATGCTGGACAAGATGGACAAACGGTTTACTGTCCGGATGAAAAAGACGACTGTGGCGGCTTAG
- a CDS encoding TetR/AcrR family transcriptional regulator, whose product MSSAIKSGKSGSRGEPEKTRAAILKAALEEFAHEGVTGARTDEIARRAGVNKALLYYYFKDKEGLYAAALDQVFSGLHERVASVLERPDLPPRERLLLYAQTHFDYIASAPVYPRLVQREFMRSAGRALSPAASRIMERHGKPLYSRLEKLIEEGISAGDFRKVDAIQTVTSIIGTIVFYFISMPAQHFMHAGDPASPERIAARRAAVLDFICAAVFTPAAAQKVCKS is encoded by the coding sequence ATGTCTTCAGCCATCAAATCCGGCAAATCTGGCTCGCGCGGCGAACCTGAAAAGACCCGCGCCGCCATCCTTAAAGCCGCTTTGGAAGAGTTTGCCCATGAAGGCGTGACCGGAGCGCGCACAGATGAGATTGCGCGCCGCGCCGGCGTCAACAAAGCCTTACTCTATTACTACTTCAAGGATAAAGAAGGCCTCTACGCCGCCGCGCTGGACCAGGTTTTTTCCGGTCTGCATGAGCGAGTCGCGAGCGTTCTTGAGCGTCCTGATCTTCCTCCGCGTGAAAGATTGCTGCTCTATGCGCAAACCCACTTTGACTACATTGCCAGCGCGCCAGTTTATCCGCGACTGGTGCAGCGCGAATTTATGCGCAGCGCGGGACGCGCGCTCTCACCCGCTGCCAGCCGCATTATGGAGCGCCACGGCAAGCCCTTGTATAGCCGCCTGGAAAAGCTTATTGAAGAAGGCATTAGCGCCGGCGATTTCCGCAAGGTTGATGCCATCCAGACAGTGACATCCATCATCGGCACTATCGTTTTTTATTTCATCAGCATGCCCGCACAACACTTTATGCACGCCGGCGATCCTGCTTCTCCGGAGCGAATCGCCGCTCGACGAGCCGCCGTGCTTGATTTCATTTGCGCCGCCGTCTTCACTCCAGCCGCGGCGCAGAAGGTCTGCAAATCATGA
- the tdh gene encoding L-threonine 3-dehydrogenase has product MPETMLAVVKPEAAPGADVRQMPVPQFGPDDVLVKVKVASVCGTDLHIYNWDQWAQNRIKPPLIPGHEFCGHVVATGKNVTAVKEGDFVSAEMHVACGKCYQCRTGEAHICQHVKIIGVDANGAFAEFVKIPESNIWKIDPGIPADYASVLDPLGNAVHTVLAGEIAAKTVAIIGCGPIGLFCIAVARACGASEVYALEINDHRRKLAEKMKADHVLNPAKDNVYEQVMEATGGTGVDVILEMSGHPDAIRLGFKILRLGGRASLLGIPSKPMELNLANDIIFKGALVQGINGRQMYKTWFQMNALLKANKLDLDPVITDRMPMADFSKGMDRLRTGESSKILLYPNGIQKS; this is encoded by the coding sequence ATGCCTGAAACCATGCTTGCCGTAGTGAAACCGGAGGCCGCGCCGGGAGCGGACGTCCGGCAGATGCCCGTTCCACAATTTGGCCCGGATGATGTCCTGGTGAAAGTGAAAGTAGCATCAGTCTGCGGCACCGATCTGCACATATACAACTGGGACCAGTGGGCGCAAAACCGGATCAAGCCGCCATTGATTCCCGGCCATGAGTTCTGCGGGCACGTGGTAGCTACAGGCAAGAACGTAACGGCAGTGAAGGAAGGCGACTTTGTTTCCGCCGAGATGCATGTGGCCTGCGGCAAGTGCTACCAGTGCCGCACCGGCGAAGCCCACATTTGCCAGCATGTGAAGATCATTGGCGTGGACGCCAACGGTGCTTTCGCCGAGTTCGTGAAGATCCCAGAATCGAATATCTGGAAGATTGACCCGGGCATTCCGGCGGATTATGCCAGCGTGCTTGATCCGCTGGGCAACGCCGTGCACACGGTTCTGGCCGGCGAGATTGCCGCCAAGACGGTGGCGATCATCGGCTGCGGGCCCATTGGCCTGTTCTGTATTGCCGTGGCGCGTGCGTGTGGCGCCAGTGAAGTGTATGCGCTGGAAATCAACGACCATCGGCGCAAGCTGGCGGAAAAGATGAAGGCCGACCACGTGCTGAATCCGGCGAAAGATAACGTCTATGAGCAGGTAATGGAGGCCACGGGCGGCACCGGCGTGGACGTGATCCTGGAAATGTCCGGACATCCTGACGCGATCCGCCTGGGATTCAAGATACTGCGGCTCGGTGGCCGTGCTTCTCTGCTGGGAATTCCGTCCAAGCCGATGGAGTTGAACCTGGCCAACGACATTATTTTTAAAGGCGCGCTGGTGCAGGGCATTAATGGACGGCAAATGTACAAGACCTGGTTCCAGATGAACGCTCTGCTCAAGGCGAACAAGCTCGATCTTGATCCGGTGATTACAGACCGCATGCCAATGGCGGATTTCAGCAAAGGCATGGACCGGCTGCGTACGGGCGAGTCGAGTAAAATTTTGTTGTATCCGAATGGAATACAGAAGAGTTAG
- a CDS encoding efflux RND transporter periplasmic adaptor subunit: protein MSTRNSFFAFLGLLLVIATIYYFFSVDHSSDLVLIGTVDANQVVVSPKISGRIERLAIDEGTEVKAGDTIAVLDSQELNADRQAAEAMLASLRHQVSQTRATEEQTAGETSSGVINAEARLRAAQATLLQAQADLQRIQGDTRRSVELAKQGVASQQQADQAEAQLKAQQALVRAAEDQSRAAQADLVTAQAHTRQTQAAQSNVASTRAQQLNAKAQLEAAEARLGYTKVTAPVSGIVTVRAAREGEVVNLGQAIAIITDLSDTWVRAAIPETEAVHIAIGDKLNVRLPSGDIVSGKVIFKAPEADFATQRDVNRRKRDIKAISLKLQLDNSKKNLVPGMTAEVLVPKAKIEGR, encoded by the coding sequence ATGAGCACGCGCAACAGCTTTTTCGCCTTTCTCGGACTGCTGCTGGTCATTGCCACCATCTATTATTTTTTTTCCGTCGACCACTCGTCTGACCTTGTGCTGATCGGCACCGTTGATGCCAATCAGGTGGTCGTCAGTCCAAAAATCAGCGGACGAATTGAGCGCCTGGCCATTGACGAAGGCACTGAAGTAAAAGCCGGGGACACCATCGCAGTGCTCGACTCGCAGGAACTCAACGCAGATCGCCAGGCTGCAGAAGCTATGCTGGCCAGCCTTCGCCACCAGGTTTCACAGACACGCGCCACGGAAGAGCAGACCGCCGGCGAAACATCCAGCGGCGTGATCAACGCCGAGGCTCGTTTGCGCGCTGCCCAGGCAACATTGCTTCAGGCACAGGCTGATTTGCAGCGCATCCAGGGAGATACGCGACGCTCTGTCGAGTTGGCAAAGCAGGGTGTTGCTTCACAACAGCAGGCAGACCAGGCAGAAGCGCAACTCAAGGCGCAGCAGGCTTTGGTCCGTGCCGCGGAGGACCAGTCTCGCGCCGCGCAAGCAGACCTGGTAACGGCGCAGGCCCACACACGCCAGACCCAGGCTGCGCAGAGCAACGTCGCCTCCACGCGCGCACAGCAGTTGAATGCCAAGGCCCAATTGGAAGCCGCTGAAGCCCGCCTTGGCTATACCAAAGTCACCGCGCCCGTAAGTGGAATTGTCACCGTTCGCGCGGCCCGCGAAGGCGAGGTCGTGAATCTCGGCCAGGCCATCGCCATCATCACAGACCTGAGCGACACCTGGGTTCGCGCCGCCATTCCTGAAACTGAAGCAGTGCACATTGCAATTGGTGACAAGTTGAATGTCCGCCTGCCCTCAGGCGATATCGTCTCCGGCAAAGTTATTTTCAAGGCGCCGGAAGCTGATTTCGCCACACAACGTGACGTGAACCGCCGCAAGCGCGATATCAAAGCCATCTCGCTCAAGTTGCAATTGGATAACAGCAAGAAGAACCTTGTTCCCGGAATGACGGCGGAAGTCCTTGTTCCCAAAGCCAAAATAGAAGGCCGCTAA
- a CDS encoding glycine C-acetyltransferase, protein MPTTTTRPQLSYLADQMNELKQKGTHFKLRVLQDEQAPECTVDGKHVINLASNNYLGLTTHPKLREAAIAAIKKYGVGSGAVRTVSGTMSIHMELEEKIARFKNTEACVVFQSGFAANAGTVSAILGKDDFIISDELNHASIIDGARLSRAKIKVFRHKDTAHAEELLKEVAGEPGHKLIITDGVFSMDGDIGPLPALCDLAEKYGAIMMIDDAHSSGVLGRNGRGTVDHYKVHGRVDIQVGTLSKAIGALGGYVCGSKDLIDFLYHRARPFLFSTSHPPSVAATCIAAFDVLEQEPELMDKLWANTRFFKKELGLLGFNIGGSITPASETPITPIIIGDGRLTMDFSRELFNEGVFTPGIAFPTVAEGKARLRTIMTATHTQNQLTKALEILKKVGTRMGIIR, encoded by the coding sequence ATGCCAACCACCACGACCCGCCCCCAGCTTTCATACCTCGCCGACCAGATGAACGAACTCAAGCAGAAGGGCACGCACTTTAAGCTGCGTGTGCTTCAGGATGAGCAAGCGCCGGAGTGCACGGTAGATGGCAAACACGTCATCAATCTGGCGTCGAACAATTATCTGGGGCTGACGACGCATCCCAAGTTGCGCGAAGCCGCTATCGCAGCGATTAAGAAGTATGGCGTAGGCTCAGGCGCGGTGCGCACTGTGAGCGGGACCATGTCAATCCACATGGAGCTGGAAGAAAAGATTGCGCGATTCAAGAACACTGAGGCGTGCGTGGTCTTTCAGTCAGGCTTTGCGGCGAATGCGGGGACGGTTTCGGCCATTCTGGGCAAAGACGATTTCATTATCTCCGACGAACTGAACCATGCCAGCATTATCGATGGCGCGCGGCTCTCGCGGGCCAAGATCAAGGTTTTTCGCCACAAAGACACGGCGCACGCGGAAGAGCTATTGAAAGAAGTTGCCGGCGAGCCCGGGCATAAGCTGATCATTACCGACGGCGTGTTTTCCATGGATGGCGACATTGGCCCGCTGCCCGCGCTGTGTGACCTGGCGGAAAAATATGGCGCCATCATGATGATTGATGACGCGCATTCTTCCGGAGTGCTGGGGCGCAATGGCCGGGGGACGGTGGACCACTATAAAGTCCACGGCAGAGTTGATATACAGGTGGGAACTTTATCAAAAGCTATTGGGGCGCTGGGCGGTTATGTATGCGGATCAAAAGACCTGATTGATTTTCTCTATCACCGCGCGCGGCCATTTTTATTTTCCACGTCGCATCCGCCGTCAGTGGCGGCGACCTGCATTGCCGCCTTTGACGTGCTGGAGCAGGAGCCCGAGTTGATGGACAAGCTCTGGGCGAATACGCGTTTCTTCAAGAAAGAGCTGGGACTGCTCGGTTTCAACATCGGTGGCAGCATTACTCCGGCCAGCGAGACGCCGATCACGCCGATCATCATCGGCGATGGACGCCTGACGATGGATTTCAGCCGCGAGCTGTTCAATGAGGGCGTGTTCACGCCAGGCATCGCGTTCCCGACTGTGGCGGAAGGCAAGGCGCGACTGCGGACCATTATGACCGCCACCCACACGCAGAATCAGCTGACGAAGGCGCTGGAGATTCTGAAGAAAGTGGGAACGCGGATGGGGATTATCCGCTAG
- a CDS encoding energy transducer TonB yields MTEVTGGCETFKSRPLRDLPKPWRPGHAHGTLTGMQKAVTLLVFALAISAVATSLENDAANSKAQADPLSVKVPRAAGDMLKLASAMNGLDDTSNKRWHIKLSYEQFDQDGDNVHSGMVEEFFAGPKKYKRIILSDNLKQTDVANDSGLYRSGDQRWPDAAIMDVMDATWRPLRQARWGDHSTRPEKVETKLGSTRLPCVTLRKTESRIVFLGLPMFCFNPNSAMLRFVQENLAKTTTYDNIVPFLGRYVAKDISIAHDNKTFLKIHVEELGEISGVSEAFFAPPADSAGPLGGRIAIPPNIVMEYLVSTAEPNYPRGADGKVMVHFVVGKDGSVVEATASDGPEPLRKAILEAVKKYKFRPYLLLDQPVEVESNIAFQYNSR; encoded by the coding sequence GTGACAGAGGTCACGGGCGGGTGTGAGACCTTCAAGTCGCGGCCCCTCCGTGACCTGCCCAAGCCTTGGCGGCCGGGACATGCGCACGGTACACTCACGGGCATGCAAAAGGCCGTCACCTTACTTGTCTTCGCCTTGGCGATCAGCGCGGTTGCCACTTCCCTGGAGAATGATGCCGCCAACTCTAAGGCCCAAGCCGACCCGCTCTCGGTAAAGGTTCCTCGCGCCGCGGGTGACATGCTCAAACTGGCGTCCGCGATGAACGGTCTGGACGACACATCGAATAAGCGCTGGCATATTAAGTTGTCGTATGAACAATTCGACCAGGATGGCGACAACGTTCACAGCGGTATGGTGGAAGAATTTTTTGCCGGGCCCAAAAAGTACAAACGCATCATCCTAAGTGACAACCTGAAGCAAACGGACGTAGCCAATGACTCCGGGCTTTATCGCTCTGGCGATCAACGCTGGCCCGATGCCGCCATCATGGATGTGATGGATGCAACTTGGCGCCCTTTGCGTCAGGCAAGGTGGGGCGATCACTCGACCAGGCCTGAAAAGGTGGAGACCAAACTGGGCAGCACCAGGCTTCCTTGCGTTACTCTTCGCAAGACGGAGTCGCGCATCGTTTTCCTCGGCTTGCCGATGTTTTGCTTCAATCCCAATTCCGCGATGCTTCGCTTCGTCCAGGAGAACTTAGCCAAGACGACAACGTACGACAACATCGTCCCATTTCTCGGGCGCTATGTGGCAAAAGATATTTCTATCGCTCATGACAACAAGACTTTTCTCAAAATTCACGTCGAAGAACTTGGAGAGATCAGCGGAGTAAGCGAAGCATTCTTTGCGCCGCCGGCAGACAGCGCCGGGCCACTCGGAGGACGCATAGCCATCCCTCCCAATATTGTGATGGAATATTTGGTTTCCACCGCCGAGCCAAACTATCCGCGAGGGGCCGACGGCAAAGTAATGGTTCATTTTGTTGTTGGGAAAGATGGAAGCGTAGTTGAAGCCACTGCGTCCGACGGTCCTGAACCCCTGCGGAAAGCCATTCTGGAGGCCGTAAAAAAATATAAATTTCGCCCCTACCTGCTGCTTGACCAGCCGGTTGAGGTCGAATCCAACATTGCCTTCCAATACAACTCGAGATGA